One part of the Terrimicrobium sacchariphilum genome encodes these proteins:
- a CDS encoding HAD family hydrolase translates to MKALLFDLDDTLVVDEAVSSEAFAATARAASTGHGADAASFQRDAMRHARSLWAAGPCQSYCKAIGISAFECLWGKFEGDSEELTALRNWAHTYREQVFDAALREQLIEDPEGAADLAKTFAKERRLLQRLMPEARETLARLTPNYKLAMLTNGAPDLQREKIAASGLGNHFQAIAVSGEHGIGKPKPEIFHRLLSELGVQASEAVMVGNSLERDIAGANNAGVKSIWIKVKGSEEPDSAIPDYTIESLSEIPAILEALK, encoded by the coding sequence ATGAAAGCCCTTCTCTTCGACCTCGACGACACACTCGTAGTGGATGAAGCCGTCTCCTCTGAAGCCTTCGCCGCCACTGCTCGCGCCGCCTCCACCGGGCATGGAGCCGATGCTGCCAGCTTCCAACGGGATGCCATGCGCCATGCGCGTTCTCTCTGGGCTGCCGGCCCTTGCCAGTCATATTGCAAGGCGATCGGCATCAGCGCCTTTGAGTGTCTCTGGGGAAAATTTGAGGGCGACAGCGAGGAACTCACTGCCCTCCGCAATTGGGCACACACCTACCGGGAGCAGGTATTTGACGCCGCCTTGCGCGAGCAGTTGATCGAAGACCCGGAAGGCGCGGCCGATCTCGCGAAGACCTTCGCAAAGGAACGCCGCCTCCTCCAGCGCCTCATGCCGGAGGCCCGGGAAACACTCGCCCGCCTGACTCCAAACTACAAACTCGCCATGCTCACCAATGGCGCTCCCGATCTGCAGCGCGAAAAAATCGCCGCCAGCGGACTCGGCAACCATTTCCAAGCCATCGCCGTAAGCGGCGAGCACGGAATCGGCAAACCCAAGCCGGAAATCTTCCACCGCCTGCTCTCGGAGCTTGGCGTCCAGGCCTCGGAAGCTGTGATGGTCGGCAATTCGCTCGAACGCGACATCGCCGGAGCAAACAACGCCGGCGTGAAATCGATCTGGATCAAAGTCAAAGGCAGCGA
- a CDS encoding DUF885 domain-containing protein produces MKFLHAVDIAHVRNFRAISEAYFAETYQRFPHAASRLGLEKFNDQLGANDVATHKAQIKLAEKTLNAVEALPEAAFHGDDWLDRRAFVSMLRTELLESRDLERWRNNPQVHCDTAVDAIFDLLVRYADKVAAILPAIESRLAAIPDFLDAGARCLNKPVPLWTQLAQKACEGAVSFLGEIEETLALQSQNPARTRRLISSACKAFGDYASTIGRRKQGESRGYAIGRANFEYLIRERLGMDLSLPEARANGERLVAHMELLLEQEAAKYGRRSAQEAIEAAARGWLPERPLLEEYKEVTSSLKDQLRSLDIVSLPHGETLKVLPTPAFLRHHFPTAAYNAPPPFSKKQQGIFWVNDLSLLEKSPARKQAEIKQHFGLELTSVHEGYPGHHLQFAVQNRLASKIRRQSAHSIFYEGWTMWCESMAVERKLVKTPVARLLQIHDALWRAHRIVIDCGLHDGSLSYDAACKMLMDGVHFTRARAAGDVNWYTSSPTVPMSYLLGRIEVEKLYRRFVGGEGWTLKQFNDWILSHGAIPWSWIGRVHDQGI; encoded by the coding sequence ATGAAGTTCCTTCACGCCGTCGACATCGCGCACGTCCGAAACTTCCGGGCCATCTCGGAAGCCTACTTCGCCGAGACCTATCAGCGGTTTCCGCACGCGGCCAGCCGCCTTGGGCTGGAAAAGTTCAATGATCAACTGGGAGCCAACGACGTCGCGACCCACAAGGCCCAGATCAAGCTGGCGGAGAAAACTCTCAACGCTGTCGAGGCTCTCCCCGAGGCCGCATTCCATGGTGATGACTGGCTCGATCGACGGGCGTTTGTATCCATGCTGCGCACGGAACTCCTCGAGTCCCGCGACCTCGAGCGCTGGCGCAATAACCCACAGGTGCATTGCGACACGGCCGTGGACGCCATTTTCGACCTGCTGGTTCGCTACGCGGACAAGGTGGCCGCGATCCTTCCCGCCATCGAGTCCCGCCTCGCCGCCATCCCCGATTTTCTCGACGCTGGCGCCCGGTGCCTCAACAAACCAGTCCCGCTCTGGACGCAGCTCGCCCAAAAGGCCTGCGAGGGTGCTGTGAGCTTCCTCGGCGAGATCGAGGAAACGCTCGCCCTCCAGTCCCAGAACCCTGCCAGAACCCGCCGCCTGATCTCTTCGGCATGCAAGGCCTTCGGCGATTACGCCTCGACCATCGGTCGTCGCAAACAAGGCGAGTCCCGGGGCTACGCCATCGGGCGGGCAAATTTCGAGTACCTTATTCGCGAGCGCCTCGGCATGGATTTGTCCCTGCCCGAGGCCCGCGCCAATGGCGAGCGGCTCGTCGCTCATATGGAGCTTCTTCTTGAGCAGGAGGCCGCCAAATACGGACGCCGCAGCGCCCAGGAAGCCATCGAGGCCGCAGCCCGCGGCTGGCTCCCGGAGCGCCCCCTTCTTGAGGAATACAAGGAGGTCACCAGTTCGCTGAAGGACCAGCTCCGCTCGCTCGACATTGTCAGCCTCCCACATGGCGAGACACTCAAAGTTCTCCCCACGCCAGCCTTCCTGCGTCACCATTTCCCAACCGCCGCCTACAATGCGCCGCCGCCGTTTTCCAAAAAGCAGCAGGGCATTTTCTGGGTCAACGACCTGAGCCTGCTGGAGAAGAGTCCCGCCCGCAAACAAGCGGAGATCAAGCAACACTTCGGCCTGGAGCTTACCAGCGTCCATGAAGGCTATCCCGGCCATCACCTTCAGTTCGCCGTCCAAAACCGCCTCGCCAGCAAGATCCGCCGCCAGTCGGCGCATTCCATCTTTTATGAAGGATGGACGATGTGGTGCGAAAGTATGGCCGTCGAGCGCAAGCTGGTGAAAACTCCGGTCGCGCGACTACTCCAGATCCACGACGCCCTCTGGCGCGCCCACCGTATCGTGATCGACTGTGGCCTCCACGATGGCTCCCTGAGCTACGACGCAGCCTGCAAGATGCTCATGGACGGCGTCCACTTTACCCGTGCCCGCGCTGCTGGCGACGTGAACTGGTACACCAGCTCTCCCACCGTGCCCATGAGCTATCTCCTCGGCCGCATCGAGGTTGAGAAACTCTATCGCCGCTTCGTTGGCGGCGAGGGCTGGACACTCAAGCAATTCAACGACTGGATTCTCAGCCACGGCGCTATCCCATGGTCGTGGATCGGCCGTGTCCACGATCAAGGCATCTAG
- the ald gene encoding alanine dehydrogenase yields MIIGVPKEIKEQEFRVALVPSGAYQLVKRGHRVVVETNAGAGIGYQDADYRQAGAEIVATHEEVFARADLIVKVKEPLPSEYGLLRKGQTLFTYLHLAASKPLTEALLATEATCIAYETVEVNRRLPLLEPMSEIAGRMSVLVGGYFLAKHNDGKGVLLGGVPGVLPGKVVVIGGGTSGVNAARMATGLGADVTILEVDLERMRFLDITMGPAHTLFSSEASLIELLPTVDLLIGAVLVPGARAPKLITREMLRMMKPGSVLVDIAIDQGGCVETSRPTTHHDPTFIEEGVVHYCVANMPGAYARTATQALTNATYRYIETLAEFSLAEAVNRQPGLLHGIEIQDGKLTCKAVAEAHGIAYDPVSLTQ; encoded by the coding sequence GTGATTATCGGGGTTCCCAAAGAGATCAAGGAACAGGAATTCCGCGTCGCGCTGGTGCCTTCCGGCGCGTACCAACTGGTGAAACGCGGACATAGGGTCGTGGTGGAAACCAACGCGGGAGCTGGCATCGGCTACCAGGATGCCGATTACCGACAGGCAGGCGCCGAGATCGTGGCGACGCACGAGGAGGTCTTTGCCCGAGCCGACCTGATCGTAAAGGTCAAGGAACCCTTGCCGTCTGAGTACGGACTGTTGCGCAAGGGGCAGACCCTTTTTACCTATCTGCATCTCGCTGCGAGCAAGCCGCTTACGGAAGCGCTTCTGGCCACCGAAGCGACCTGTATCGCCTACGAGACGGTCGAGGTAAACCGTCGCCTGCCGCTGCTCGAACCCATGAGCGAAATCGCCGGGCGCATGTCTGTGCTGGTTGGCGGATATTTTCTCGCCAAGCACAATGACGGCAAGGGAGTGCTTCTCGGCGGTGTCCCCGGTGTACTGCCGGGCAAGGTGGTCGTGATCGGCGGCGGGACGAGTGGCGTAAATGCTGCCCGCATGGCGACCGGCCTCGGCGCCGATGTGACGATCCTCGAGGTCGATCTCGAGCGCATGCGGTTCCTCGACATCACGATGGGGCCGGCGCACACCCTGTTTTCCAGTGAGGCGAGCCTGATCGAGTTGCTGCCTACGGTGGATCTCCTCATTGGCGCGGTCCTCGTGCCGGGGGCGCGGGCTCCCAAGCTGATTACTCGCGAAATGCTCCGCATGATGAAACCCGGCAGCGTGCTCGTGGACATCGCCATAGACCAGGGCGGTTGTGTGGAGACGTCACGCCCGACGACGCACCATGACCCGACCTTCATTGAGGAGGGGGTGGTGCATTATTGCGTGGCCAACATGCCCGGAGCCTATGCCCGCACGGCCACCCAGGCCCTGACGAATGCAACGTACCGGTATATCGAGACACTGGCGGAATTTAGCCTCGCTGAAGCGGTGAACCGCCAGCCGGGCCTGCTGCATGGCATCGAGATCCAGGATGGAAAGCTCACGTGCAAAGCGGTGGCGGAGGCGCACGGGATCGCGTATGATCCCGTCTCTCTTACCCAATGA